The stretch of DNA GAAAAATTGGGCATGTTACTTTTTTGTGGTGCCATTTTAACCATGTGTATTAAAAATTGAGATCTCACATATTTAATGATATAACATGTATTGAGTATAACATGGTTCATCTCCTATTAGTCTGGAGTAGAGAAACACAAATGGACTAACTGGTGCAGCCAAGAGTGGACCTAATGCATTGACTCAATTATTTGCTCATCGGCTATTGTTTTATCAAGATCAAGAGAAATCTAACAGGACTTACAATCTGCAGATTCCTATTAGTATGGATCGGATGATGCCAAACGATAAAGAGCAGATAACAGCCAGCCAGCAGATAACAAGGAGCAGATAACAGCCAGCCAGCAGCAACCAGCCAGCCAGCAGATAACAAGGAGCAAACGGAGCAGCGCAGGGAGCAGGGAGCACACGGGCACCGGCAAACGGGCACAAGCAAGGAAGCAATCTCCCCCAGGTGATTCCAAAtcacctccctctcctcctctctcttcaccccttcctctcccggtctcccccacctctgctccGCCCCGCAGCCCGCTCACCCCCTTCCCCATTCACACTGCCCCACAGCAACTCCCCCCATTGCCATTGGCGCCCCCAATCCTGAGCTGCAAACCTCAGGAGCCATCACCTCAGTAGCTGCAATCCTGAGCCAAGAAGCCATGGCTGGAGCCCCCAAATCCACCAGCATTACCCTCTTCCCCTCCtactgctcgccgccgccaccacctcggCACTCCCCTTGCTCAACTCCTCGGtccccgaccccgccgccgtcgtcgccgacTTCCACAGGTACGGAGTCTTTCGAGTCCTTGGTGCCGCTGTACGTGGTGATGGACTCCTCGGACCGCGACCCCGTGAACCCCGTCCCGGGCACGCTCCGCCACGCCGCCATCCAGGAGGGGCCCCTCTGGATCGTGTTCGCTGCCGACATGACCATCCGCCTGAACGAGGAGCTCCTGGTGAACAGCTACAAGACCATCGACGGTcgcggcgcgcgcgtgcacaTCGGCGCCGGCTTGCTCTCCTGCTTTGCTTCGCTTGGCTTGGCTTTGCTTGAATCGAATCGAATCGCGACGGGGAGAAAAGAGGGCAAGAAAGACAAGGACGATGCGTTACCGGCGAGAAGGCGACGGAGAGGGTGGACGATGGATGGGAGCGGTCGCCGTCGCCTCCCCTTGCGCCGCgcagcgccgtcgccccgcccccaGCCGTCGCGTGCGAGAGCTCCAGGATGGGATCCGGAGGGTGAGAGAGGAGTCTCTGATCCGGGCTATGGGAGGGGAGGAATGGCCGTTCCAGGCCTTTTTTCTAACCGGGCCGGTCCAAACCGAACAACACTTCCAACCCAGAACTGTTTTCAATCCGGGCCGGACGGATCCAGCCGGAATGGCACCCGGAACGGGCCATTCCGGGAAAACCGAACGGGCCCTTACTGGGCTTGGCTTTTCTGTTTACTTAACCTTATATTTTTTTGGTTGACGAAGGCACAACTTTTTCCGTCGAATTTTCATCACTAGTGGTTGGTTAGAAAATTGAGTACCTTTTGGCTCCTTCTCACTCAAATTGTCAGCTACACAATCCCCATGTGGCAAGCTACCATTGGTCCAAAAATTGAGTTATACAAAAACAATTTTTACTCAATTGTTGTGGAGCCATTcccgtgtgtgtgtgtgtgtgtgttgatTCTTCCGGCGCGGGCGCCCGCTCTAGGTGGCGCGGGTTCAGTGGCTTGCCTGGGCTTACAGGTGGCTCCtgccccagcagcaacagcaaacGAACGGCCCAACAGATACGGGCCTGATAACGGTTCAGACTAATTCAGTCAGATGATGAGTCACAGCCTTCATGGATGAGGTCTGCCGATCTCCTTGACGACATGACCGTACGGCCCCATGCCACTTCCCTGGACATTTCTAACTACTTTAATACAATCTCCTTCCTCTTGATCACAATTCTCGGTAACGTTGTATTTAGTAAGGAAAACCTTAGCTTGATTACACAGTGCACATAATCCATTTGCAAATAGCAAACACAGTAAGAAACCGTTTGCCAGTTTTTTTTAGGAAGAAAACAAGGTGCCTACAGTttcaaagaaaaggaaaggtgCTCACATGTCATGGTCAGATTGTCAAGAAAGTTGCGGTAAAAGCGAGAAGAAAGAGGGAATGTACTAGCTGTTAGAATTATAGGCAATcttcggtatattttaattccaaatattactatCAATTTcatgatgagtgataatgtgtgtataaggtatgtgcatgtgttcatgttattctcactaataagcatgaacaaagaattaaaccagagtaagtttagtaagtaccccaaggcgggacgAGTGCCGGGGGCACCagttgcgccgttaccagctggaatagacatgctattcgactggccttgctcgaagtagccgaactatgtcgatgcaggaagaggttcgcagtgcagtcccacgaacggtcacgccgggaagtagacgaagtagtcgttcccacgaacggtcacgccgggaagtagacgaagtagtcgttcgcacgagcgAGCACGCTGGGAACTAGACGAAggagtcgttcagggagcgagcagtcgcgtcaagacgctccccaaaaacctgattgcccgcgtcccgtgcaggaccttcacCGAGCGGAGGTTCCGGAGGCCCTACTCTCGCTAGAGCTGTGCGCGCAGTACTAGCGATGGGAatggcagaaagcagctgagggagaggagagaggtcTCCTAAGAAGGAGTACTTGAGGTCAAGTGCTGAGGTgagtgaggatgggaggagagGGTGATGGTTTATATAGGCATGAGGTGCGTCAGGTTCAACGAATCTGGACGTCATGAATGACTTTGATGAGCAGTTATTGTgtctcaggttcaacgaacctagAAGTCGTAAAGAGTCTTGAATGTCCGGTCATTAGTGACAACATTAACTctctgttttaatgctctttactGCTCTTTATAGCAAAACGTCCTTCTCATCTCAGCACATCACGTCGCACCTGCACGTCAcgtccgtccgtccgtccggccggccgtgcacgcgcaccgcaccgcaccgcaccgcccgtccggccggccggccggcctcgccacggccacggccacggcctcggcccggctcggcgaagcgagcgagcgcgcgcgcgtgtggttcaccgtcctcctcttacctgcttcacaagtggtgtacacgaagtccaccttttaagtcggttgagatcctcctcaattcccggtacggaattaagccattgattccctagcatttaatagtgggctttaaattcttttagtGCATTGAttagaatgaatgggccaagTCCATAActccaacaatccccaccaagaactagaaatgccctcattccctcattgatataccagtattcgacagagactgttaagttgaacttccatctaggacAAAAGCTACACTTGTTCACAACTGTGcaatggactatgccttgaattgccagttttgtgcaaacaagtttgaccagagtcctacactggtactaggctgcaaaagcatccccgcggtttggagcttataagtcatactccagGCCCTTCATGAGTTTCTAGAGAATACCCAGTTCTCATAGACCATGACCAGTAGTCAGACTCATATAGGTGTGTTCCTTTTAGATGTTCTGTAGGACAACATCTTTGTTTCAAGAAAACAAAAGAAACCACGTGGAACACATTAAGGTATAGACCAACCTGCCATACAAattagaagagaaatgcaccTTATACACGGAATGAGCCCTTTTCACAAAGGTTCTCTTCACACAGTCAAACTTtagtttgtttcaccatcctaattcacaggatctccgatcacataggacaGATTTCCACAATAGAATGACTCACGTGGGTCTCAGGCCCAATTCCATAGATGCATTGTCTATGATATTTCGTGAAAGACCCTTTGTAAACtgatctgccagatttttagccgtcggaacatagtccagggctataactccggagtttctcaatttcctgacagatttcaaccgccttttcacatgtctagatgacttcatgttatcctttgaactgttcaccttgacaattaccgtttgattgtcacagttcattagAATTGCCGGTAACGGTTTTTCAACTATCGGCAAGTCCATaaggagctcacgaagccactcagcctcaacagtggcggtatctaatgctgtgagttctgcttccatagttgaccttgttaagatggtctgcttgcaagactaccaggaaacagctccaccaccaagtgtaaacacatatccacttgtggcctttatctcatcagcatcagaAATCCAGTTTGAATCACTGTACCCTTCTAGTACCCTTGGGTACCCAGTGTAGTGAATTTCATAGTTCATTGTCCCCTTTAGATAGcgcattactctttcaagagccttccaatgatcatctcccgggtttgaaacaaactggctcagtttgcttacagcaaacgagatatcaggtcttgtagcgctcgctaaatacattaatgaaccaatgatctgagaatatctcagctgatctcgcattatccttttgttctttctaagaattaaactggcatcatatggtgttgagacaggtttatagtcgctataaccaaagcgacttaacaccttctccacatagtgagactgtgtaagaatcaccccaccattgctctcttttaccagttttatattaagaataacatcagcttctcccagatccttcatctcaaaactttgagataaaaactctttgacttccttaatcacattaaggctagtgctaaagatcagtatgtcatccacatacaagcaCAAAATCACTCCTTCAGCCCTACCATAGTGATAGTACACACATTTGTCAGCttcgttcacaacaaagccagcagaggtcaaagttctatcaaacttttcatgccactgcttagacgcttgcttgagaccatataaagatttcaacaacttacaaaccattccttcttgaccctttgatacaaacccatccggctgatccatatagatctcctcttctaACTTTCCATTGCGGAAAGCCGTCTTAACGTCCATCtgatgaacgagaagaccataagaggctgccagggaaagtaacactcgaattgcggtcaatcgggcaactgatgaataagtgtcaaagaaatcttctccttgtttttgggtataacccttggccacaagcctagccttgtacttttcaatagtaccatctgACCTAAActttttcttgaacacccacttgcatccaaccggtttatatccataaggacgttcaactacctcccaggttccattagacataatagaatccatctcactcctcactgcttccttccaatagtcagcatcaggagataaatatgcctcttcaatggttctgggtgtatcatctatgaggtatacaatgaaatcatcaccaaaataCTTTACAGTCATTTGTCTCTTACTCTTTCTCGGAGCATCATTGTTATCCTCCTTAGGATTTTCCACAAGTGTATGTTCATTATGTTCTATCGGCTCAGTAGAGCCATCATCCTCGATGAACTCTTgcctagatgaacttgtttcatctctcatgggaaaaatgttttcaaaaaatgtagcatctctggactccattatagtaccaacatgcatgtcaggtactccagatttcactattaaaaatctatacccaacgctgtgaatagcataacctagaaagatacaatccacagttttagatccaagcttacgtttcttagttattggcacactcattttttgccaaacaaccccatgtacgtaagtatgacagtgttggccttttcttctcccattcctcgaatggagttatctctttattctttgtaggaacacggtttaggacatgacatgcagtcaatatagcctcaccccaccattccttggaaagtcccgctgtatctaacatggcgttaaccaagtcCGTTAGGGTGCGGTTCTTTCTTTCGGCAACCCCATTTGActgaggtgaatagggaggcgtcctttcatgaataataccatgttcctcgcaaaataaagtaaataaatttgagaaatactcgccaccacgatctgacctaactcttttgatctttctctcaagttggttttctacttcagctttatagattttaaagtagagtaaagcttcatcttttgacttcaacaaatagatgtaacaaaatctagtactatcatcaatcaaagtcatgaaatattttttaccaccttttatcaacactccattcatttcgcacaaatcggaatgaattaattctaagggtgccaagctccttgcctccgcggtcttatgaggcttgcgagtttgttttgattcaacacatacatgacacttagaatttttaacaaaagtaaactttgaaattaagctcaaattagctaagcgcatcatacaaccaaaattaacgtgacaaagtctcgaatgccaaacatttgtttcatcaacgttaataacattgtatgcaactttattacaaacatctgacaaagaaagatggaacaagcctccgctttcataaccctttccaacaaaagtaccaaacttagacaagatacatttattagactcaaagactaatttaagaccatctctacacagtagagaaccgctgactagattcttcttgatggtggggacatgctgcacgttcttcagctgcacggtcttccccgaagtaaacttcagatttaccgtaccaacaccaagaacaCACGCATGCAATCCGTTCCCCATCAGCAAGGAGGAAGTCCCgccggtctggtaagaagagaacaaagaagcatcagcacaaacatgaatattagcACCAGTGTCAACCCACCATAAGGGTGAACCAAAGACTGAAAGAACAGTAGGTAATAAATTACCGTACCCCGATGTTCCTCCAGGCTCGCTAATAACCATGTTGGCGGAGTCGTTGCCTTTACGGTTCGGACACTTTGCAGCAAAGTGATCCGTACTAGCGCACACATAGCAagctctcttcttcttcttcttaaaagtaGTTGTCTGCTTAGTCTTTGGTTGGTTCTGCGGTggctttttcttgttcttgtgggagttgttcttctgaacaagattggcactggaagcaccaacaactcctttcccacgtatatcctttgctctcgccttctcctcaacatcaagagtcccTATGAGTCCATCTATGGTGAACTCCTGTCTCTTGTGTTTTAGAGAAGTAGCAAAGTCCCTCCAAAAAGGTGGCAGCTTAGAGATTATACCTCCGGCCACAAACTTATTGGGTAACACACATGGGGACTCTTTGCTGCAATTTTTGAGATCTTTTGCCAGAGTATGTATTTCATGAGCCTGTTCCACCACAGAACGGTCTTCAACCATCCTATATTCAAGAAACTGCTCCATGATATACAACTCACTGCCGGCGTCAGATACTGCATATTGAGCCTCAAAAGCATCCCACAACGTTTTGCCAGTTGGCAGCCGGATATAAGAATCCACCAGGTTATCACCGAGAGCACTAATGATCAAGTCTCGAAAGAGCATATCAGCCTCATCGAACGCACTCCCTTCTTCTGGAGAGAATTGTTCAGGCTTACCCTCTTTCACATGGATCACTCTTGATAGTGTTAACCATAGTGTAAGCCGTTCTTGCCAACGTTTGTAATTTGAACCATCAAAAGGTGGTGGTTTGATTGATGCAGCAAAGCTAGATACCGAAAGCCTATTAACAAAAtcaggtttttggattgttagaaTTATAGGCAATCTTcgatatattttaattccaaatattactatCAATTTcatgatgagtgataatgtgtgtataaggtatgtgcatgtgttcatgttattctcactaataagcatgaacaaagaattaaaccagagtaggtttagtaagtaccccaaggcgggaagtatgtcgatgcaggaagaggttcgcagtgcagtaccacgaacggtcacgccgggaagtagacgaaggagtcgttcagggagcgagctAACCTGGTGGAAGAGAACAAAGAAGCATCAGCACCAGTGTCAACTCACCATTCGGGTGAAAACACTTTGCAGCAAAGTGATCCGTACTAGCGCACACATAGCaagctcccttcttcttcttaaaagtggttgtctgcttagtctttggttggttctgcggtggctttttcttgttcttgtgggagttgttcttctgaaCAAGATTGGCACTGGAAGCACCAACAACTCCTCCCACTGCCGGCAGCCGGATATAAGAATCCACCAGGTTATCACCGAGAACACTAATACCGCCCTGGACGTACTACCGGCcggcctcgcctcgcctcgccacggccacggcccggcacggcgaggcgagcgagcgcgcgcgcgcggttCACCGTCCTtctcttaccggcttcacaagtggtATACACGAAGTTCACcatttaagtcggttgagatcctcctcaatttccggtacggaattaagccaTTGATTCCTTAGCatttaatagtgggctttaaattcttttagtGAATTAATTAGAATGAATGGGGCAAGCCTATGACTCCATGACTCCAGCTCTAGCAAGGTGCTAGGTACGGCGATGACTTCCATTGCAAATTGCGCTAGCTGTGACACCGACCGGGACCCTGCTCGAGCTCCTGTCTCTGCTCCACCATCCTCTGCCCCCGGCTACCAtccgcgcctccgccgccggccggccgctgccCGGCTGAATCCTCGATCGATGTGCCGCAACCACAATACCGCCGGCCTTCTGCTGCGCGCTCCGCCGTTTCCCCCAGATCCAGTAGGCCTCAACTTCCTGCTCTCCGGTTCTTCCCCCCCTCCTCCGAACAGTCCGAAGTGCTAGCTGCTGGCCGCACGACCGGACGTAGAGCCAAAATTCACTGGCAGACCGAGTCGGGCGCAGGGTCTTAAGTGAATGAAAGGGTGGGTTAAAAAACCATGGCCAGCCCCCCTCAAGAAATATCGCCCGTAGGTTAACGCAGCCAAGGTATGATCCTGCCCTTCCAGGTTGTCGACGACTCCCTGCTCATTTCTCTAGCAGTTTCTTGCAGATTTATACCCCCTTATTTTTTCCCCTTCTTGCAGCTTCTCCGAAGGGCGGCGTGTATTCCAGCTGCATGAGCTGTTTATGCTACAAGCCTACAACTAGAAATGCTGCTATCTGAGGTGCCTTCCATCTACCTATGCCTTCTGCACTTCTTCAAGATGCATTGAGCTTTTAATAGGTATTGCTCACCAGTGTTCATGAGCTTGTTACCTTCTttgttttttagaaaaaaaaagtgACCTTTGCATACTTCACATAGGAATAGGAAGAAAGAAATGAATCTTGAGTCAAGAGTTCCGTCTATTACACGCAAGCATCAACATGACCTTTCCATCTCACATATATACAGTTAGCTAGAAGTACTCATTTGGTCCACTTATATTTTCCGTGAAGAAAAGCAACACAATAATGCCGACAAGGTTGATCTTGCTGCCGTTTCTGCtgctagcagcagcagcagcaatggcTGCTTCCAGAGTTACTGCTGAATCCAATAACACATCAGGCTGCCCTGATAGCTGCAGCGGCATATCCATCCAATATCCCTTCGGCATCGGCACCGGCTGCTTCCGAAATGGCTTCGAGATCGTCTGCGACAATGTAACGGGCATGCCGGTGCTCGCCGGCACCACGAGGCCCGTCCCGGTGGACCTCCTGTCCATCAAGACGGCGGAGGCCCGAGTGATGCTGCCCGTCGCGTGGCAGTGCTTCAGCTCCGCAAAGACGGTGTACGACTCCAGCGATGGCGACGTGAACTTCAACAGCGACGACGTGTACCGGATTTCCAATACCCACAACCAGCTCGTCGGCATCGGCTGCAACACCCTGGGATACACCCAGAGCCAGCGGAGCGAGGGCAACGGCTACTACCCCTACGCCTACTACACCGGGTGCCTGTCCTTCTGCAACAACTCCCAGAGCGCCACCGACGGCGCCTGCGCCGGCGTCGGGTGCTGCCACGTCGAGATTCCGCCGGGCCTCACCAACAACAACATGGGGTTTGAACTCTACAACCACTCGGAAGTCCTGGCTTTCAGCCCCTGCGACTACGTATTCCTGGTGGACAAGGACAGCTACACCTTCCGCAAAGCTGACCTGAAGATGGACACCAACACCAAGATGCCGGTGTGGCTGGACTGGGCCATCCGCGACAACCTCACGTGCGAAcaggcgaagaagaaggagagcTATGCTTGTATGAGCACCAACAGTGAGTGCCTTGACTCTTCCAATGGACCTGGCTACGTCTGCAACTGCAGCAAGGGCTATCAAGGCAATCCCTATATCGCCGATGGTTGTACTGGTAAGTACTTATTAGTGTGAATTTGATGGGTCCCGAGCTTCAGTGTTTTATTGGAGGAAGaaaaattctgaatttcaaaCGAGTTTCAGCTTAAATTAGTTCTGACTGAACTGAATTATACACCTTGCTACGTTTTAATTATGGGCAAACTAATTGATGTTACTTCTTGAAGGAGAACTAATTGTTAGTTGAATTAGTATATACCACCATCCTTCCGTGGTCTCAAATCGTTTGCCATGGCAAACAGTTACTGCAGCTGTTGGTCTCGTACTTCAAATATTCAATTTCATTCCTAATTGGTTGTTGTTAATTATGGATAGTGTTCTATGGCTCTGAATATCTGATAGACATGCATGGCTGCTAAACAATGCAGATATCAACGAGTGTGATGAACATAATAAGGAGTATCCATGCCGAGGCGTTTGTGAGAATACACCGGGTTCCTATGAATGCAAGTGCCCTAGAGGTACCCACAGTGCCGATCCACTGAATATTCCCTGCAACCCCAATTTTCCACTTGCAGCAAAAATTGTCACAGGTATATATATGATCCCTATGCATattttacacttcttactcactTCCAAGTTCCAATAAGAACAGGTAAGGTATATGTTCTTGAAACATATGCCTTTAATACATAGGATCCTTTCATAGGACAATGGCAAGATAGTCCTGGACAGGACATGGCTGTTTCCGATGCTAAGAATGGACCAGTTATTTTATATTTGGTACCACCTAATTGTAATAGGACTATGAGATCTTAGCAGTAAGTACAATGCAAAAATAACCAGAATTAATTTGTTTCGAAATA from Panicum hallii strain FIL2 chromosome 3, PHallii_v3.1, whole genome shotgun sequence encodes:
- the LOC112886832 gene encoding wall-associated receptor kinase 2-like isoform X1, producing MPTRLILLPFLLLAAAAAMAASRVTAESNNTSGCPDSCSGISIQYPFGIGTGCFRNGFEIVCDNVTGMPVLAGTTRPVPVDLLSIKTAEARVMLPVAWQCFSSAKTVYDSSDGDVNFNSDDVYRISNTHNQLVGIGCNTLGYTQSQRSEGNGYYPYAYYTGCLSFCNNSQSATDGACAGVGCCHVEIPPGLTNNNMGFELYNHSEVLAFSPCDYVFLVDKDSYTFRKADLKMDTNTKMPVWLDWAIRDNLTCEQAKKKESYACMSTNSECLDSSNGPGYVCNCSKGYQGNPYIADGCTDINECDEHNKEYPCRGVCENTPGSYECKCPRGTHSADPLNIPCNPNFPLAAKIVTGAIGGLFIVAIMVFIFLIGKEKRKMKEFFRKNGGPIIEKVNKIKVFKKVELEPILKTSNRIGQGGFSEVYKGYLTDEIQPVAIKKPKIDVKVANQFANEVIIQSRVLHKNIVNLIGCCLEVDVPILVYEYVSNGSLDKILHDNNRLPLDLDLRLQIAAQSAKGLAYMHSEITTPILHGDVKPANILLDEDFVPKISDFGTSRMIAIEESYTSTIIGNLGYIDPEYVQTGLYTSKSDVYSFGVVLLELITRKKILDPDINNLLGNSLDTYTKKRGVIELVDPEISAKGTIGIFHSLADIIVQCLNLDVDLRPDMADVAERLQFLLK
- the LOC112886832 gene encoding wall-associated receptor kinase 2-like isoform X2, whose amino-acid sequence is MAASRVTAESNNTSGCPDSCSGISIQYPFGIGTGCFRNGFEIVCDNVTGMPVLAGTTRPVPVDLLSIKTAEARVMLPVAWQCFSSAKTVYDSSDGDVNFNSDDVYRISNTHNQLVGIGCNTLGYTQSQRSEGNGYYPYAYYTGCLSFCNNSQSATDGACAGVGCCHVEIPPGLTNNNMGFELYNHSEVLAFSPCDYVFLVDKDSYTFRKADLKMDTNTKMPVWLDWAIRDNLTCEQAKKKESYACMSTNSECLDSSNGPGYVCNCSKGYQGNPYIADGCTDINECDEHNKEYPCRGVCENTPGSYECKCPRGTHSADPLNIPCNPNFPLAAKIVTGAIGGLFIVAIMVFIFLIGKEKRKMKEFFRKNGGPIIEKVNKIKVFKKVELEPILKTSNRIGQGGFSEVYKGYLTDEIQPVAIKKPKIDVKVANQFANEVIIQSRVLHKNIVNLIGCCLEVDVPILVYEYVSNGSLDKILHDNNRLPLDLDLRLQIAAQSAKGLAYMHSEITTPILHGDVKPANILLDEDFVPKISDFGTSRMIAIEESYTSTIIGNLGYIDPEYVQTGLYTSKSDVYSFGVVLLELITRKKILDPDINNLLGNSLDTYTKKRGVIELVDPEISAKGTIGIFHSLADIIVQCLNLDVDLRPDMADVAERLQFLLK